In Georgenia soli, a genomic segment contains:
- a CDS encoding CU044_5270 family protein → MTTNDTVLRQLTELDPARDLAPPTPAQAAHLRARIPTHAEDLPAPAPLHRPRRRLALASAAAAVVLGVLSTAVLPGIISGTGTTATAAAIPMLEYAVPAGVDAAAELEQLADHVRETAPPDPAPGPYTYTHYRESTWASEDRGDGVIERHPREVERWTWVAADGTSRTLDKTDGVTGTYQDWPAEGHGTAADLSGTPEQVVRRIAGAEPEERDGWELIGTYQSDVSRYGQFSAKDRAAFFEALATTDVTSYGNVTDRAGRKGIAFGSSFQHDGLVDEYRIIVDPDTGAVLGSEDVITGLKDASGEDEVVKSYLVILESGYADGLPECGDIGCRSMGLPG, encoded by the coding sequence ATGACGACCAACGACACCGTGCTGCGACAGCTCACCGAGCTCGACCCCGCACGCGACCTGGCCCCACCCACCCCTGCCCAGGCGGCGCACCTGCGCGCCAGGATCCCCACGCACGCCGAGGACCTGCCGGCCCCGGCACCGCTTCACCGGCCGCGCCGACGTCTCGCCCTGGCCAGCGCCGCAGCAGCCGTAGTCCTCGGCGTCCTCAGCACCGCCGTGCTGCCGGGCATCATCAGCGGAACGGGCACCACCGCCACGGCAGCCGCGATCCCGATGCTCGAGTACGCCGTCCCCGCTGGCGTCGACGCGGCTGCCGAGCTCGAACAGCTCGCCGACCACGTCCGGGAAACCGCGCCGCCCGACCCGGCGCCGGGCCCGTACACCTACACCCACTACCGCGAGTCCACCTGGGCCAGCGAAGACAGGGGTGATGGCGTCATCGAGCGGCACCCGCGCGAGGTCGAGCGTTGGACCTGGGTGGCCGCGGACGGGACGTCACGGACGCTCGACAAGACCGACGGCGTGACGGGCACCTACCAGGACTGGCCCGCCGAGGGGCACGGAACCGCGGCGGACCTGTCCGGCACCCCGGAACAGGTAGTGCGCCGAATCGCCGGCGCCGAGCCCGAGGAACGTGACGGCTGGGAGCTCATCGGGACGTACCAGTCGGACGTCTCGCGGTACGGGCAGTTCAGTGCCAAGGATCGGGCTGCGTTCTTCGAGGCTCTCGCCACCACTGACGTGACCAGCTACGGGAACGTCACCGACCGGGCGGGCCGCAAGGGCATCGCCTTCGGCTCGAGCTTCCAGCACGACGGCCTCGTCGATGAGTACCGCATCATCGTCGACCCGGACACCGGCGCGGTCCTCGGCTCCGAGGACGTCATCACAGGTCTGAAAGACGCAAGCGGAGAGGACGAGGTGGTCAAGAGCTATCTCGTCATCCTCGAGTCCGGCTACGCCGACGGACTGCCCGAATGCGGCGACATCGGCTGCCGCTCCATGGGTCTGCCCGGCTAA
- a CDS encoding class I SAM-dependent methyltransferase yields the protein MLLPRASTVLDVGCGTGSAVAHLRVAGHEAYGIDPDDTVLKVAYENFDEAWYRSGGGADLTGPWLSARELPTTYDAVTLLGNVLAFLPAGTADDLAERVAAVLRPGGLLVVGTTSATGRVTIDQLDRASEDAGLRLVHRFADWHLSPYRESPWSVSVYQEPNGALHFEGPDGIFVLAE from the coding sequence ATGCTGCTGCCCAGAGCCAGCACAGTCCTCGATGTCGGGTGCGGCACCGGAAGCGCCGTGGCGCATCTGCGCGTCGCAGGTCATGAGGCATACGGGATCGACCCGGACGACACAGTCCTCAAGGTCGCATACGAGAACTTCGACGAGGCGTGGTACCGCTCCGGAGGTGGCGCAGATCTGACCGGACCATGGTTGTCGGCCCGTGAGCTGCCAACGACCTATGACGCTGTCACTTTGCTGGGCAACGTTCTCGCCTTCCTGCCAGCAGGGACGGCGGACGACCTCGCCGAACGAGTGGCAGCAGTGCTGCGCCCTGGTGGTCTCCTGGTCGTGGGGACGACCTCGGCGACAGGCAGAGTGACCATCGACCAACTGGACCGGGCCAGCGAAGATGCCGGCCTGCGCCTTGTCCACCGCTTCGCGGACTGGCACCTCAGCCCGTACCGGGAGTCCCCGTGGTCCGTGTCGGTCTACCAGGAGCCGAACGGCGCCCTGCACTTCGAAGGCCCGGACGGGATCTTCGTTCTCGCCGAATGA
- a CDS encoding DUF1440 domain-containing protein produces the protein MNRTTTAFYERQSEASRRREEASEGVAYAVVIQKAVALVGREVEPERAERLGEAFHYATGAVLAPGYVVLRRRLGLRPVTAGLAYGLSVAVVVDEVANPLLGFTAPPRAYPFATHLRGLAGHVVYGLTVAGLFEVMTGPAAASRRKAARSG, from the coding sequence ATGAACAGGACCACCACGGCCTTCTACGAGCGGCAGTCCGAGGCGTCGAGGCGCCGGGAGGAGGCCAGCGAGGGCGTCGCCTACGCCGTCGTCATCCAGAAGGCTGTGGCGCTGGTGGGCAGGGAGGTGGAGCCGGAGCGCGCGGAGCGCCTCGGCGAGGCCTTCCACTACGCGACGGGAGCGGTGCTCGCGCCGGGGTACGTCGTGCTGCGGCGACGGCTCGGCCTGCGCCCCGTGACCGCGGGGCTGGCCTACGGGCTGTCCGTCGCCGTCGTCGTCGACGAGGTGGCCAACCCGCTGCTCGGCTTCACGGCGCCGCCCCGGGCGTACCCGTTCGCGACCCACCTGCGCGGGCTCGCCGGGCACGTGGTCTACGGGCTCACCGTGGCCGGCCTGTTCGAGGTGATGACCGGCCCGGCTGCCGCCTCTCGGCGGAAGGCCGCTCGCAGCGGCTGA
- a CDS encoding cytochrome d ubiquinol oxidase subunit II — protein MGAVSDAPDDSARILRTPPLSWRNRVLLAVGVVTLVGLGVWTLVSGGELITVAPLALSATFLIIRFSPRRIELWPTELALSSPLRTRRIPYASIKSVHGDAGRLAWSMVLQMDLQDGKRIKLPLVETPIVETYDLITRHAGIQGSSEIRRGEDDVDEERP, from the coding sequence ATGGGAGCGGTGTCGGACGCGCCGGATGACTCGGCTCGGATTTTGAGGACCCCGCCGCTGTCGTGGCGCAACCGCGTGCTTCTCGCAGTCGGCGTCGTCACGCTCGTAGGGCTCGGGGTTTGGACGCTCGTGAGCGGTGGCGAGCTCATTACTGTCGCCCCTCTTGCGTTGTCTGCCACCTTTTTGATCATCCGGTTCAGTCCGCGCCGGATCGAGCTCTGGCCGACCGAGCTTGCACTGTCGTCCCCGCTGCGGACTCGACGCATCCCGTACGCCAGCATCAAGTCCGTCCACGGGGACGCCGGGCGACTGGCATGGAGCATGGTGCTCCAGATGGACCTTCAAGACGGCAAGCGGATCAAGCTGCCGTTGGTGGAGACACCAATCGTTGAGACGTACGACCTCATCACGCGGCACGCAGGCATACAGGGTTCCTCGGAGATCCGGCGGGGAGAGGACGACGTCGACGAGGAACGCCCGTAG
- a CDS encoding UDP-glucuronic acid decarboxylase family protein produces the protein MRSVRSVKGSEGTAQPRAVVTGGAGFLGSHLCETLLAEGWAVVCLDNFLTGTPSNVAHLVGRPGFELIHCDVTENAHVRGDVDLVLHFASPASPVDYLEMPIETLRVGSVGTERALALARDKGARFVIASTSEVYGDPQVHPQSEDYWGHVNPIGPRGVYDEAKRYGEALVTAYRSTHGVNTGIVRIFNTYGPRMRPNDGRAIPTFIRQALANEPITVAGDGSQTRSVCYVDDLVAGVLAMAASAHPGPINIGNPHERSVLEIAEDVRAATGSRSEITFVGRPVDDPKVRRPDTTLAAEVLGWRPTVRWAEGLDRTVAWFREALSATA, from the coding sequence ATGAGATCGGTGCGCAGCGTCAAGGGTTCGGAAGGCACGGCGCAACCCCGAGCGGTGGTGACCGGTGGGGCCGGGTTCCTGGGCAGCCATCTGTGCGAGACGCTGCTCGCCGAGGGCTGGGCCGTGGTGTGCCTGGACAACTTCCTCACCGGCACGCCGTCGAACGTCGCCCATCTCGTGGGCCGGCCCGGTTTCGAGCTGATCCACTGCGACGTGACGGAGAACGCGCACGTGCGCGGCGACGTCGACCTGGTGCTGCACTTCGCCTCGCCCGCCTCGCCCGTGGACTACCTCGAGATGCCCATCGAGACCCTGCGCGTGGGCTCCGTCGGCACGGAGCGTGCGCTCGCGCTCGCCCGCGACAAGGGGGCGCGCTTCGTCATCGCCTCGACGTCGGAGGTCTACGGCGACCCGCAGGTGCACCCGCAGTCCGAGGACTACTGGGGGCACGTCAACCCGATCGGGCCCCGCGGCGTCTACGACGAGGCCAAGCGGTACGGCGAGGCGCTGGTGACGGCCTACCGCTCCACCCACGGGGTCAACACCGGGATCGTTCGCATCTTCAACACCTACGGCCCGCGCATGCGCCCGAACGACGGCCGGGCCATCCCGACCTTCATCCGTCAGGCGCTCGCGAACGAGCCGATCACGGTGGCGGGGGACGGCAGCCAGACCCGGTCCGTGTGCTACGTCGACGATCTCGTGGCGGGCGTGCTCGCCATGGCGGCCAGCGCCCACCCCGGGCCGATCAACATCGGAAACCCGCACGAGCGCTCGGTGCTCGAGATCGCCGAGGATGTCCGGGCCGCCACGGGCTCCCGCTCGGAGATCACGTTCGTCGGGCGGCCCGTGGACGACCCGAAGGTGCGCCGGCCGGACACCACGCTCGCCGCCGAGGTGCTCGGCTGGCGGCCGACGGTGCGGTGGGCCGAGGGTCTCGACCGGACGGTTGCGTGGTTCCGGGAGGCGCTCAGCGCAACGGCGTGA
- a CDS encoding glycosyltransferase family 2 protein: protein MSAAVEDSRVTVVVASRNRREELLASLARHRAPVIYVDNASTDGSVEAVREAHPHVEIVRLRRNAGAFARTIGVRRARTPFVAFADDDSWWAPASLARAAGTLARNPHLGLLNAHILVGAEERTDTVCDLMARSPLPAVPGMSGVPILGFVACAAMVRRDAFLAVGGFDPVVRFPGEEERVALDLATGGWALSYLDDVVIHHHPSPVRHSPDRRTRAITRSAVLTAVMRLPWRDVVGRVRDAWQAGGPRRDGVRDALRDLPAAVRTRRPAPPEVLELLTLLDDDAPAPRPADASAVVTERRAPAWAGTTEDARVGAGSYGGDV, encoded by the coding sequence ATGAGCGCGGCGGTGGAGGACTCGCGCGTGACGGTGGTGGTGGCGAGCCGGAACCGCCGCGAGGAGCTGCTCGCCTCGCTGGCCCGGCACCGCGCGCCCGTCATCTACGTCGACAACGCGTCTACCGACGGCAGCGTCGAGGCGGTGCGCGAGGCGCACCCGCACGTGGAGATCGTCCGGCTGCGCCGCAACGCAGGAGCGTTCGCCCGCACCATCGGGGTCCGGCGTGCGCGCACCCCCTTCGTGGCGTTCGCCGACGACGACTCCTGGTGGGCGCCGGCGTCGCTTGCCCGCGCGGCCGGCACCCTCGCGCGGAACCCGCACCTCGGCCTGCTCAACGCTCACATCCTCGTGGGCGCCGAGGAGCGGACCGACACCGTGTGCGACCTCATGGCACGGTCACCGCTCCCCGCCGTGCCGGGGATGTCCGGCGTCCCGATCCTCGGCTTCGTGGCCTGTGCGGCGATGGTGCGCCGGGACGCGTTCCTCGCCGTCGGCGGCTTCGACCCCGTGGTGCGGTTCCCCGGCGAGGAGGAGCGCGTCGCGCTCGATCTCGCGACAGGTGGCTGGGCGCTGAGCTACCTCGACGACGTCGTCATCCACCACCACCCCTCGCCCGTGCGGCACTCGCCGGACCGGCGGACCCGGGCCATCACCCGCTCCGCGGTGCTGACCGCCGTCATGCGACTGCCCTGGCGGGACGTCGTCGGCCGTGTGCGGGACGCCTGGCAGGCAGGCGGGCCGCGCCGGGACGGCGTGCGGGACGCGCTGCGCGACCTGCCGGCCGCTGTGCGAACCCGTCGGCCCGCGCCGCCCGAGGTGCTCGAGCTGCTCACGCTTCTCGACGACGACGCACCCGCGCCTCGTCCGGCGGACGCCAGTGCGGTGGTGACCGAGCGACGAGCGCCCGCGTGGGCGGGCACGACCGAGGACGCCCGCGTGGGCGCCGGCAGCTATGGAGGCGACGTATGA
- a CDS encoding NAD-dependent epimerase/dehydratase family protein — protein MRVAVVGGSGNVGTAVLEALRGAPEVDSVVGLARRLPDRGAEPYRSAEWVTLDIAAEAADDAEEEAIVARLARAFEGATAVVHLAWLIQPNHDRDLLRRANVEGTRRVAEACARAGVAQLVCASSWAAYSPVDDDVPRDETWPAGGIPSSHYGVDKAAQERVLDEFEVAHPEVVVTRMRMALVFAADRGAAIGRYFLGPLVPRALLRPGALPFLPLPRGLRVQVVHAEDVGQAYLLAILQRAGGAFNVAADEVLLPGDLARVLDHGRFFEVPPSVIRPFLHYAWKFRLLASDAGWLDMAMGVPVMDGARVRRLLGWRPRHDAESTLRELLVGMVELRGRPSAPMRPDARQYRGPDTSTGRRSTRRKGTTMTGQHTNGAASAPGSHAQGAIDRELLGIYLADHLTGATGGASRIERMARSYADTELGPELSALATEIAGAREELAGLIDRLGLPSKPHRQAAAWVAEHVGRLKLNGRLLSRSPMSVVLELELMRSAVAGQLGLWQAMVDLAPDLGLDAEPFRELAERSRGFQTRLERLHEHARVSAFRADEKIS, from the coding sequence ATGAGGGTCGCAGTGGTCGGGGGATCGGGGAACGTCGGCACCGCCGTCCTGGAGGCGCTCCGCGGCGCACCCGAGGTGGACTCGGTCGTCGGCCTCGCCCGCCGTCTGCCGGACCGGGGCGCCGAGCCGTACCGGTCCGCCGAGTGGGTCACGCTCGACATCGCGGCGGAGGCGGCCGACGACGCGGAGGAGGAGGCGATCGTCGCGCGCCTGGCGCGGGCGTTCGAGGGAGCGACCGCCGTCGTCCATCTGGCCTGGCTGATCCAGCCCAACCACGACCGGGACCTGCTGCGGCGCGCGAACGTCGAGGGCACCCGCCGGGTGGCCGAGGCCTGCGCGCGTGCCGGGGTGGCGCAGCTGGTGTGCGCGTCCTCCTGGGCGGCCTACTCCCCGGTCGACGACGACGTCCCGCGCGACGAGACCTGGCCCGCAGGCGGCATCCCGTCCTCGCACTACGGCGTCGACAAGGCCGCCCAGGAACGGGTGCTCGACGAGTTCGAGGTGGCCCACCCCGAGGTCGTGGTCACGCGGATGCGGATGGCGCTCGTCTTCGCGGCCGATCGCGGCGCCGCGATCGGCCGTTACTTCCTCGGCCCGCTCGTGCCGCGCGCGCTGCTGCGCCCCGGCGCGCTGCCGTTCCTGCCGCTGCCCAGAGGTCTGCGCGTGCAGGTGGTGCACGCGGAGGACGTCGGCCAGGCGTACCTGCTCGCGATCCTTCAGCGCGCCGGCGGGGCCTTCAACGTCGCCGCCGACGAGGTGCTGCTGCCCGGGGACCTCGCCCGGGTGCTCGACCACGGGCGCTTCTTCGAGGTGCCGCCGAGCGTCATCCGCCCGTTCCTCCACTACGCCTGGAAGTTCCGGCTCCTCGCCTCCGACGCCGGGTGGCTCGACATGGCGATGGGCGTGCCCGTGATGGACGGCGCCCGGGTGCGCCGCCTCCTCGGCTGGCGGCCGCGGCACGACGCCGAGTCGACGCTGCGCGAGCTGCTCGTCGGGATGGTGGAGCTGCGCGGCCGGCCGAGCGCGCCGATGCGCCCGGACGCCCGGCAGTACCGAGGGCCAGACACCAGCACCGGCAGACGCTCGACCCGACGGAAAGGGACCACCATGACAGGTCAGCACACGAACGGGGCGGCGTCCGCACCCGGCTCGCACGCTCAGGGGGCGATCGACCGCGAGCTGCTCGGGATCTACCTCGCCGACCACCTCACCGGCGCCACCGGCGGGGCCAGCCGCATCGAGCGGATGGCCAGGTCCTACGCGGACACCGAGCTCGGTCCGGAGCTCTCCGCCCTCGCCACGGAGATCGCGGGGGCCCGGGAGGAGCTCGCCGGGCTCATCGACCGGCTGGGCCTGCCGAGCAAACCCCACCGGCAGGCGGCCGCCTGGGTCGCCGAGCACGTCGGCCGGCTGAAGCTGAACGGCCGGCTCCTCAGCCGGTCCCCGATGAGCGTCGTGCTCGAGCTGGAGCTCATGCGCTCCGCCGTCGCCGGGCAGCTGGGGCTCTGGCAGGCCATGGTTGACCTCGCGCCGGACCTCGGCCTCGACGCCGAGCCGTTCCGCGAGCTCGCCGAGCGCAGCCGCGGGTTCCAGACCCGCCTGGAGCGGCTGCACGAGCACGCCCGCGTCAGCGCCTTCCGCGCCGACGAGAAGATCAGCTGA
- a CDS encoding RNA polymerase sigma factor, with amino-acid sequence MSDEELFDRLYEAHLPDLRAFIYRRIPPAQVDDVVAETFLVAWRRIAEVPAEPRPWLFGIARRVMLTTRTQGRWLALQVRLAAEPPGRPQELAGDVAARLDLTRAWSRLTAGEREVLSLIAWDGLTVAEAATVLGCQPGTFRMRLMRARRHLLHILDRLPAVEAWPLHPVTEGVRP; translated from the coding sequence ATGTCCGACGAAGAACTATTCGATCGCCTCTACGAGGCGCATCTGCCCGACCTCCGGGCGTTCATCTATCGACGCATCCCACCGGCCCAGGTCGACGACGTCGTCGCCGAGACCTTCCTGGTGGCCTGGCGCCGCATCGCCGAAGTACCGGCGGAGCCGCGCCCGTGGCTGTTCGGCATCGCCCGCAGGGTGATGCTCACGACCAGGACACAGGGACGCTGGCTCGCCCTGCAGGTGCGGCTCGCGGCCGAACCGCCTGGCCGGCCACAGGAGCTTGCGGGCGATGTCGCGGCGCGCCTGGATCTGACGCGCGCCTGGAGCAGGCTCACCGCGGGTGAGCGCGAGGTGCTCAGCCTGATCGCCTGGGACGGGCTCACCGTCGCCGAGGCCGCCACCGTGCTCGGCTGCCAACCCGGCACGTTCCGCATGCGGCTCATGCGAGCCCGCCGCCATCTCCTCCACATTCTTGACCGCCTGCCCGCCGTCGAGGCGTGGCCACTACATCCCGTCACCGAGGGAGTACGCCCATGA
- a CDS encoding zinc-dependent alcohol dehydrogenase yields the protein MRALTWQGKEDVRVENVPDPTLKDPTDAIVRITSTAICGSDLHLYSVLGPFLEPGDVLGHEPMGIVEEVGADVTHIRPGDRVVIPFVIACGSCWMCTQGLQTQCETTQNHEHGKGASLFGYTKLYGQVPGGQAEYLRVPMAHYGPVPVPDDGEPDERYLYLSDVVPTAWQAVKYADIPPGGTVTVLGLGPIGQMSARIARHLGASQVIGVDLVPERLAMARRHGISTLDLNDAGDDFGESIRDLTGGRGTDAVIDAVGMEAHGSPVAKGVQAGAGMLPDFLARPLFTKAGIDRLAALHAAIDVVRRGGTVSLSGVYGGMVDPMPLMDMFDKQLNLRMGQANVRRWIDDVLPLVSDPADPLGVLDLRTHRMSLEDAPHGYEIFQKKDDGAVKVVLDPSLPATTAAGEAQQQ from the coding sequence GTGCGCGCACTGACGTGGCAGGGCAAGGAGGACGTCCGGGTCGAGAACGTCCCGGACCCCACGCTGAAGGACCCGACCGACGCCATCGTGCGCATCACGTCCACCGCCATCTGCGGGTCGGACCTGCACCTGTACTCGGTGCTCGGCCCGTTCCTCGAGCCCGGTGACGTACTCGGCCACGAGCCGATGGGCATCGTGGAGGAGGTCGGCGCCGACGTCACCCACATCAGGCCCGGCGACCGCGTGGTCATCCCCTTCGTCATCGCGTGCGGCTCCTGCTGGATGTGCACCCAGGGCCTGCAGACGCAGTGCGAGACGACCCAGAACCACGAGCACGGCAAGGGTGCCTCGCTCTTCGGCTACACCAAGCTCTACGGGCAGGTCCCGGGTGGCCAGGCCGAGTACCTGCGCGTCCCGATGGCGCACTACGGCCCGGTCCCCGTCCCCGACGACGGCGAGCCCGACGAGCGCTACCTCTACCTCTCCGACGTCGTGCCCACGGCCTGGCAGGCCGTGAAGTACGCCGACATCCCGCCCGGCGGCACCGTCACCGTGCTGGGGCTGGGCCCGATCGGGCAGATGTCCGCCCGGATCGCCCGCCACCTCGGCGCCTCCCAGGTGATCGGTGTGGACCTGGTCCCCGAGCGGCTGGCGATGGCACGGCGGCACGGCATCTCGACGCTGGACCTGAACGACGCCGGCGACGACTTCGGCGAGTCGATCAGGGACCTCACCGGCGGGCGCGGCACCGACGCGGTGATCGACGCCGTCGGCATGGAGGCGCACGGCTCCCCCGTCGCGAAGGGCGTGCAGGCCGGCGCCGGGATGCTGCCCGACTTCCTCGCCCGCCCGCTCTTCACCAAGGCGGGCATCGACCGCCTGGCGGCGCTGCACGCGGCGATCGACGTGGTACGCCGGGGCGGCACCGTCTCCCTCTCCGGCGTCTACGGCGGCATGGTCGACCCGATGCCGCTGATGGACATGTTCGACAAGCAGCTCAACCTGCGCATGGGCCAGGCGAACGTGCGTCGCTGGATCGACGACGTGCTGCCGCTGGTCAGCGACCCGGCCGACCCGCTCGGCGTCCTGGACCTGCGCACCCACCGCATGTCGCTGGAGGACGCGCCGCACGGGTACGAGATCTTCCAGAAGAAGGACGACGGCGCCGTCAAGGTGGTCCTCGACCCCTCCCTCCCCGCCACGACGGCGGCCGGCGAGGCGCAGCAGCAGTAG
- a CDS encoding zinc-dependent alcohol dehydrogenase family protein — translation MLATTIHAPGDIRLEEVPDPHVLLPTDAVVRVSAACVCGSDLWRYRGVVPVNRPGRIGHEFVGVVTDVGDEVGTVTPGDFVIAPFSYSCGTCVNCRNGVQTSCVRGGFWAGRDRDDLPVDGGQGEQVRVPLADGTLVRTPEVPDDALLPGLLALTDVMGTGHHAAVRGGVRPGSVVAVVGDGAVGLCAVLAARRLGAERIVIFSRHPDRQDIARGFGVDDVITTRGDEGVEELQTLLDAPGADVVLEAVGNQDSMEQAVAAARPGGSVGYVGVPNGITELPMRAMFNRNVGLAGGVAPVRAYLEELLPEVLDGRLSPGAVFDRTVPLSDVGEAYAAMDRRQAVKVMLRP, via the coding sequence ATGCTCGCGACGACGATCCACGCCCCCGGTGACATCCGCCTCGAGGAGGTCCCCGACCCGCACGTCCTGCTGCCCACCGACGCCGTGGTCCGGGTCAGCGCCGCCTGCGTGTGCGGCTCCGACCTGTGGCGCTACCGCGGCGTCGTCCCGGTGAACCGGCCCGGGCGGATCGGGCACGAGTTCGTCGGCGTCGTCACCGACGTCGGCGACGAGGTCGGCACCGTGACGCCCGGCGACTTCGTCATCGCCCCGTTCTCCTACAGCTGCGGTACGTGCGTGAACTGCCGCAACGGCGTCCAGACCTCCTGCGTGCGCGGCGGCTTCTGGGCCGGCCGCGACCGGGACGACCTCCCCGTCGACGGCGGACAGGGCGAGCAGGTCCGCGTCCCCCTCGCGGACGGCACGCTGGTCCGCACGCCTGAGGTGCCGGACGACGCGCTGCTGCCCGGCCTGCTCGCCCTCACCGACGTCATGGGCACCGGCCACCACGCCGCCGTGCGCGGCGGGGTCCGCCCCGGCAGCGTCGTCGCGGTCGTCGGCGACGGCGCGGTGGGCCTGTGCGCCGTCCTCGCCGCCCGCCGCCTCGGCGCCGAGCGCATCGTGATCTTCTCCCGGCACCCCGACCGGCAGGACATCGCCCGCGGCTTCGGGGTCGACGACGTCATCACCACCCGCGGCGACGAGGGTGTCGAGGAGCTGCAGACCCTGCTGGACGCCCCGGGCGCCGACGTCGTGCTCGAGGCCGTCGGCAACCAGGACTCCATGGAGCAGGCCGTCGCCGCCGCGCGCCCCGGCGGCTCCGTCGGCTACGTCGGGGTGCCGAACGGCATCACCGAGCTGCCGATGCGGGCGATGTTCAACCGCAACGTGGGCCTGGCCGGCGGCGTCGCCCCGGTCCGCGCCTACCTCGAGGAGCTGCTCCCCGAGGTGCTCGACGGCAGGCTCTCCCCCGGCGCCGTCTTCGACCGGACCGTCCCGCTCTCCGACGTCGGCGAGGCCTACGCGGCGATGGACCGGCGCCAGGCGGTCAAGGTCATGCTCCGGCCCTGA